The Haloarchaeobius amylolyticus genome window below encodes:
- a CDS encoding MBL fold metallo-hydrolase, with translation MIQHLSPETFRDMQDSENTYALIDTRGPESYESWHVPGAVNHPFGPDEDLEEAERRELDRKTTDTDTAVTICAKGITSETLAEELDDTDAFDDVYAVEDGMRGWSQVYDVAPVRTGDPEIYQVQRRAKGCLGYVVGSDGEAAVVDPTRNTEVFRTVAENAGLEVTHVLDTHVHADHLSGGRDLADELGVPYHLGSGAQERGVEYEYEPLDHGDTITVGDTTIEALHTPGHTSELLSYRVEDEAVMTADTLFVDSTGRTELEFDADAGREGARQLYESLSDVLLTLPDDVTVLPGHVTVEEDGTFASGVPGEAVTTTIGGAKDAIDVLDVDEASFVETQVENLPEKPPNYETIIDVNRGKATVDDEERAVDLELGPNNCAA, from the coding sequence ATGATCCAGCACCTCTCCCCCGAGACGTTCCGCGACATGCAGGACTCCGAGAACACCTACGCGCTCATCGACACCCGCGGTCCGGAGAGCTACGAGTCGTGGCACGTTCCGGGCGCGGTGAACCACCCGTTCGGGCCCGACGAGGACCTCGAGGAGGCGGAGCGTCGGGAACTCGACCGGAAGACGACCGACACGGACACCGCGGTCACCATCTGCGCGAAGGGTATCACCTCCGAGACACTGGCCGAGGAACTGGACGACACGGACGCCTTCGACGACGTGTACGCGGTCGAGGACGGCATGCGCGGCTGGAGCCAGGTGTACGACGTGGCGCCGGTCCGGACCGGCGACCCCGAGATATACCAGGTCCAGCGCCGCGCGAAGGGCTGTCTCGGCTACGTCGTCGGCTCCGACGGCGAGGCCGCAGTCGTCGACCCCACCCGGAACACCGAGGTCTTCCGGACCGTCGCGGAGAACGCCGGCCTCGAGGTCACCCACGTCCTCGACACCCACGTCCACGCCGACCACCTCTCCGGCGGCCGCGACCTCGCCGACGAACTCGGCGTGCCCTACCACCTCGGTTCGGGGGCGCAGGAACGCGGGGTCGAGTACGAGTACGAGCCACTGGACCACGGCGACACCATCACCGTCGGCGACACCACCATCGAGGCGCTGCACACGCCCGGGCACACGTCCGAACTGCTCAGCTACCGTGTCGAGGACGAGGCGGTCATGACCGCCGACACCCTGTTCGTCGACTCGACCGGCCGGACCGAACTGGAGTTCGACGCGGACGCCGGTCGGGAGGGCGCCCGACAGCTCTACGAGTCACTCTCGGACGTGCTCCTCACCCTCCCCGACGACGTCACCGTCCTGCCGGGACACGTCACCGTCGAGGAGGACGGGACCTTCGCCTCCGGCGTCCCGGGCGAGGCGGTCACGACCACCATCGGCGGTGCCAAGGACGCCATCGACGTGCTCGACGTAGACGAGGCGTCCTTCGTCGAGACCCAGGTCGAGAACCTGCCCGAGAAACCCCCGAACTACGAGACGATCATCGACGTGAACCGCGGGAAGGCCACCGTCGACGACGAGGAGCGCGCGGTCGACCTCGAACTCGGGCCGAACAACTGCGCCGCCTGA
- a CDS encoding FAD-dependent oxidoreductase — MTTFVIVGGDAAGMSAASKAKREDPDMDVVVFEKGAWVSYAACGMPYYIKGEIETIDDLVQVTPDAFREERDIDLRTNHEVVAIDTDAQTVTVEGPDGTFEQPYDDLLVATGAHAIVPPFEGRDLDGVYTLHDLDSAEELRGIVDGRVPEEHAGYGSEADSYADHVETVAVVGGGYVGLEMAEAFRARGLDVHLFEMLPHVLQPFGEAVAPTVEEHLREQGVHLHLDTAVDRFHGANGHVVSLDADGEEYDVDLVLLGVGVAPNSDLAADAGIAVGESGAVATDEYGRTNVEHVYAAGDCAESRHAVTGEPDHVPLALTANRAGRAIGQTVTGDPEPVGDIVGTAVVKVFDLAVARTGIVDEDEAREHGFDPVSVTITGSSRAHYYPDAQELEIHMVGDRESGKLLGASMVGREGVAKRIDTVATALHAGMTVGEVEGLDLAYAPPFSPVWDPVLTAAKVLGGKLD, encoded by the coding sequence ATGACCACGTTCGTCATCGTCGGCGGGGACGCTGCGGGGATGAGTGCCGCGAGCAAGGCAAAGCGCGAGGACCCCGACATGGACGTCGTCGTCTTCGAGAAGGGTGCGTGGGTCTCTTATGCCGCCTGCGGGATGCCCTACTACATCAAGGGCGAGATCGAGACCATCGACGACCTCGTGCAGGTCACCCCGGACGCGTTCCGCGAGGAGCGCGACATCGACCTCCGGACGAACCACGAGGTCGTCGCCATCGACACCGACGCCCAGACCGTCACGGTCGAGGGCCCGGACGGGACGTTCGAGCAGCCGTACGACGACCTGCTCGTCGCGACCGGTGCCCACGCCATCGTCCCACCGTTCGAGGGCCGGGACCTCGACGGGGTCTACACGCTCCACGACCTCGACAGCGCCGAGGAACTCCGCGGCATCGTGGACGGCCGGGTCCCCGAGGAACACGCCGGCTACGGCTCGGAGGCCGATAGCTACGCAGACCACGTCGAGACCGTCGCGGTCGTCGGCGGGGGCTACGTCGGCCTGGAGATGGCCGAGGCGTTCCGTGCCCGTGGCCTCGACGTGCACCTGTTCGAGATGCTTCCGCACGTCCTCCAGCCGTTCGGGGAGGCGGTCGCCCCCACCGTCGAGGAGCACCTGCGCGAGCAGGGCGTCCACCTCCACCTCGACACCGCCGTCGACCGGTTCCACGGCGCGAACGGGCACGTGGTGAGCCTCGACGCCGACGGCGAGGAGTACGACGTGGACCTCGTGTTGCTCGGCGTCGGCGTCGCGCCGAACAGCGACCTCGCGGCCGACGCCGGCATCGCGGTCGGCGAGTCCGGCGCGGTCGCTACCGACGAGTACGGCCGGACGAACGTCGAGCACGTCTACGCGGCCGGAGACTGCGCCGAGTCCCGCCACGCCGTCACCGGCGAACCCGACCACGTACCCCTCGCACTCACGGCGAACCGGGCGGGCCGCGCCATCGGCCAGACCGTCACGGGTGACCCCGAGCCCGTCGGCGACATCGTCGGCACGGCGGTCGTGAAGGTGTTCGACCTCGCGGTCGCCCGGACCGGCATCGTCGACGAGGACGAGGCCCGCGAGCACGGCTTCGACCCGGTCTCGGTGACCATCACCGGGTCCTCACGGGCGCACTACTACCCCGACGCACAGGAACTGGAGATACACATGGTCGGCGACCGCGAATCCGGGAAGCTCCTCGGGGCGTCGATGGTCGGCCGCGAGGGGGTCGCAAAGCGCATCGACACGGTCGCGACCGCCCTCCACGCGGGCATGACCGTCGGCGAGGTCGAGGGGCTCGACCTGGCGTACGCACCGCCGTTCTCGCCGGTCTGGGACCCGGTGCTCACCGCCGCGAAGGTCCTCGGTGGAAAACTCGACTAG
- a CDS encoding nuclear transport factor 2 family protein, with translation MDLAEPVATYYRALDEHEYESLQAVLAPGFVQYRPDRTFEDRASFVRFMREDRPRTDTTHALDAVHEDGTETTVRGRVLADDGEVLVRFVDVFELADGEITALRTYTN, from the coding sequence ATGGACCTCGCCGAGCCAGTCGCCACGTACTATCGCGCCCTGGACGAGCACGAGTACGAGTCGCTGCAGGCGGTGCTCGCGCCGGGATTCGTCCAGTACCGACCGGACCGCACCTTCGAGGACCGCGCGTCGTTCGTCCGGTTCATGCGCGAGGACCGGCCACGGACCGACACGACCCACGCCCTCGACGCGGTCCACGAGGACGGGACCGAGACGACGGTCCGGGGGCGCGTCCTCGCCGACGACGGCGAGGTGCTCGTCAGGTTCGTCGACGTGTTCGAGCTCGCCGACGGCGAGATCACCGCCCTGCGGACCTACACGAACTAG
- a CDS encoding redoxin domain-containing protein: protein MLSVGSHAPDFALPGVENGEMDEFSLSAALREDVVVLAFYPADFSPTCTSSLCTMQDFDLLNLDADVTLFGISGDSVFSHRRFAEENNITYPLLTDSIGEVAAEYDVCMEDWRGHRNIPQRSVFVVDDRQRVRYAWTTEDQTVVPELGEIRAAIDDVRDDRTAIQRYARGFEHHDGGRDRFGTAWSLYEMEAWEGAVEQFDEAVAYFDAAGESFRSAKRFSESEEVEAAAEAARTRSDDYRRAAKWYAKAAEHFDADEPDLAEEYLADAQRHHEQVSTADELRKPSTLFSERA, encoded by the coding sequence ATGCTATCGGTAGGCTCGCACGCGCCGGACTTCGCGCTCCCCGGCGTCGAGAACGGCGAGATGGACGAGTTCTCGCTGTCGGCGGCGCTCCGCGAGGACGTGGTGGTCCTCGCGTTCTACCCCGCGGACTTCAGTCCGACGTGTACCTCCTCGCTGTGTACGATGCAGGACTTCGACCTCCTGAACCTCGACGCCGACGTGACGCTGTTCGGCATCTCGGGTGACTCCGTGTTCAGCCACCGGCGCTTCGCCGAGGAGAACAACATCACGTACCCACTGCTCACGGACTCCATCGGGGAGGTCGCCGCGGAGTACGACGTCTGCATGGAGGACTGGCGGGGTCACCGGAACATCCCCCAGCGCTCGGTGTTCGTCGTCGACGACCGCCAGCGCGTCCGGTACGCCTGGACGACCGAGGACCAGACGGTGGTCCCCGAACTCGGCGAGATCCGGGCCGCGATCGACGACGTGCGCGACGACCGGACCGCCATCCAGCGCTACGCGCGGGGGTTCGAACACCACGACGGCGGTCGCGACCGGTTCGGCACGGCGTGGTCGCTGTACGAGATGGAGGCGTGGGAGGGCGCGGTCGAGCAGTTCGACGAGGCGGTCGCCTACTTCGACGCGGCCGGCGAGAGCTTCCGCTCCGCGAAGCGCTTCTCGGAGTCCGAGGAGGTCGAGGCGGCGGCCGAGGCGGCGCGCACCCGGAGCGACGACTACCGGCGGGCCGCGAAGTGGTACGCGAAGGCAGCCGAGCACTTCGACGCGGACGAGCCCGACCTCGCGGAAGAGTACCTCGCGGACGCCCAGCGCCACCACGAGCAGGTCAGCACGGCCGACGAGTTACGGAAGCCGAGCACGCTCTTCTCGGAGCGTGCGTGA
- a CDS encoding Rieske (2Fe-2S) protein: MATTDDSFVPVASLAELEADGRKLVTPQGHAIAVFYHEGEVRAVDNRCPHMGFPLADGTVDDGVLTCHWHHARFELSCGDTFDPWADDVQTYPVEVRDGEVYVDPDPPLETDPADHWADRLDTGLEENLRLVVAKATIGLLNEGVDPGEPLAQGVRFGTRYREQGWSSGLTILAAMANVLPELDDEDRKRALYTGLRHVASDCAGQAPNFDQPSFSTREVSPDRLESWFRENVEVRDADGAERVLRTAVETCDREQIETMLFAAATDHRYLDAGHSFDFVNKAIETLDHVGWDAADETLASLVRRLTEAQRSEELSSWRQPVDLAGMLDDAFDDLDELAAAGEGDSWTEPEDFQETIRSDDPEAIVDTLCDAIENGATPEELAHSVAHAAATRVARFGTANEFSDWNTVHHTFTYANAVHQATRRVDATELYRGVFDAAANVYLDRFLNTPPAPIPDPGDSDRDPETVLADLRETFDEEGRVNAAGELVGEFLDCGGDPAALKRTLGHFLLREDAGFHTLQALEAGFRQFDLADDDHRARVAMIAVARYMAAHFPTRREAEQTFTIAARLLRGEAVHEAE, encoded by the coding sequence ATGGCAACAACCGACGACTCGTTCGTCCCGGTCGCATCGCTCGCCGAACTCGAGGCGGACGGGCGCAAGCTCGTCACCCCGCAGGGACACGCCATCGCCGTCTTCTACCACGAGGGCGAGGTCCGGGCGGTCGACAACCGCTGCCCGCACATGGGCTTTCCCCTCGCAGACGGGACCGTGGACGACGGCGTCCTGACGTGTCACTGGCACCACGCCCGGTTCGAGCTCTCCTGTGGCGACACCTTCGACCCGTGGGCCGACGACGTCCAGACCTACCCGGTCGAGGTCCGCGACGGGGAGGTGTACGTCGACCCTGACCCGCCGCTGGAGACCGACCCCGCCGACCACTGGGCCGACCGACTGGACACCGGCCTGGAGGAGAACCTGCGGCTGGTCGTCGCCAAGGCCACCATCGGCCTGCTGAACGAGGGCGTCGACCCGGGCGAGCCCCTCGCACAGGGGGTCCGGTTCGGGACCCGGTACCGCGAGCAGGGCTGGTCCTCGGGACTCACCATCCTCGCCGCGATGGCGAACGTCCTCCCCGAACTCGACGACGAGGACCGCAAGCGCGCGCTCTACACCGGGCTGCGCCACGTCGCCTCGGACTGTGCGGGACAGGCCCCGAACTTCGACCAGCCGTCGTTCTCGACCCGTGAGGTCTCGCCCGACCGCCTCGAATCGTGGTTCCGCGAGAACGTCGAGGTCCGCGACGCCGACGGCGCCGAGCGCGTGCTCCGGACCGCGGTCGAGACCTGCGACCGCGAGCAAATCGAGACGATGCTGTTCGCGGCCGCGACCGACCACCGCTACCTCGACGCGGGGCACTCGTTCGACTTCGTCAACAAGGCGATCGAGACGCTCGACCACGTCGGCTGGGACGCGGCGGACGAAACGCTCGCGAGTCTGGTCCGGCGGTTGACCGAGGCCCAGCGCAGCGAGGAGCTGTCCTCGTGGCGCCAGCCCGTCGACCTCGCCGGCATGCTGGACGACGCCTTCGACGACCTCGACGAGCTGGCCGCCGCAGGCGAGGGCGACTCCTGGACCGAACCCGAGGACTTCCAGGAGACGATCCGCTCGGACGACCCCGAAGCCATCGTCGACACGCTCTGTGACGCCATCGAGAACGGCGCGACGCCCGAGGAACTCGCACACTCGGTCGCCCACGCCGCCGCGACCCGGGTCGCCCGGTTCGGCACCGCGAACGAGTTCTCGGACTGGAACACGGTGCATCACACGTTCACCTACGCGAACGCGGTCCACCAGGCGACCAGACGCGTCGACGCGACCGAACTCTACCGCGGCGTCTTCGACGCGGCGGCCAACGTCTACCTCGACCGGTTCCTGAACACGCCGCCCGCGCCGATTCCCGACCCCGGCGACAGCGACCGCGACCCCGAGACGGTGCTCGCCGACCTCCGCGAGACGTTCGACGAGGAGGGCCGGGTGAACGCAGCCGGCGAACTCGTCGGCGAGTTCCTCGACTGCGGCGGCGACCCCGCCGCCCTGAAGCGGACGCTCGGGCACTTCCTCCTGCGGGAGGACGCGGGCTTCCACACCCTGCAGGCGCTCGAAGCGGGCTTCCGACAGTTCGACCTCGCCGACGACGACCACCGCGCCCGGGTCGCGATGATTGCGGTCGCCCGGTACATGGCCGCCCACTTCCCGACCCGCCGCGAGGCCGAGCAGACGTTCACCATCGCCGCACGGCTCCTGCGCGGCGAGGCGGTCCACGAGGCGGAGTGA
- a CDS encoding stage II sporulation protein M, with the protein MRTRLRGAIRGLAPYWLAAVGLFGAGFLLGWAASVSPGGTPFFPVREHGLTAVAADALFVHNATIALAMAAGGLLFGLPVVGLLSFNGFVLGSVTAGIVDARGLVETVALLAPHGVVELSALWLAGAVGLRWTHVVWRTARGDRHETGLVTLAGESVGWVVLVLALLAVAAVVEASVTPWVARVVT; encoded by the coding sequence GTGAGGACGCGCCTCCGGGGGGCGATACGGGGACTGGCCCCGTACTGGCTCGCGGCCGTCGGCCTGTTCGGTGCCGGCTTCCTCCTCGGCTGGGCCGCGAGCGTGAGCCCCGGCGGGACGCCGTTCTTCCCGGTCCGCGAGCACGGCCTGACGGCGGTCGCGGCGGACGCCCTCTTCGTCCACAACGCGACCATCGCCCTCGCGATGGCGGCCGGCGGTCTGCTGTTCGGCCTCCCCGTCGTCGGACTGCTCTCGTTCAACGGCTTCGTGCTCGGGAGCGTGACGGCCGGGATCGTCGACGCGAGAGGACTGGTCGAGACGGTCGCCCTGCTCGCACCACACGGCGTCGTCGAGCTGTCGGCGCTCTGGCTGGCCGGCGCGGTCGGGCTGCGGTGGACGCACGTGGTCTGGCGCACCGCCCGGGGCGACCGCCACGAAACCGGTCTCGTGACCCTCGCCGGCGAGAGCGTGGGCTGGGTCGTGCTCGTCCTGGCGTTGCTCGCGGTGGCGGCCGTCGTCGAGGCGTCGGTGACGCCGTGGGTGGCCCGGGTGGTGACGTGA
- a CDS encoding DUF367 family protein yields MNLHVRYEGDDDPKKCTARKLARFDLAELHRSNRATPYGVVLNPHAEQALSPADADATNLVALDCSWETAEAAMFEMAGEHRALPFLVAANPVNYGRPFKLTTVEALAAALCILGERDHAEEILAKFTWGETFLTMNEEPLRRYSECADSSEVVAVQDDYLADDEE; encoded by the coding sequence GTGAACCTCCACGTCCGCTACGAGGGCGACGACGACCCGAAGAAGTGCACGGCGCGCAAGCTCGCGCGGTTCGACCTCGCCGAGTTGCACCGCTCGAACCGGGCCACGCCCTACGGCGTCGTCCTCAACCCCCACGCGGAGCAGGCGCTCTCGCCGGCGGACGCGGACGCGACGAACCTCGTCGCGCTGGACTGCTCGTGGGAGACCGCCGAGGCCGCGATGTTCGAGATGGCCGGCGAGCACCGGGCGCTCCCGTTCCTCGTGGCGGCGAACCCGGTGAACTACGGCCGGCCGTTCAAACTGACGACGGTCGAGGCGCTGGCGGCGGCGCTGTGCATCCTCGGCGAGCGCGACCACGCCGAGGAGATCCTCGCGAAGTTCACCTGGGGCGAGACCTTCCTGACGATGAACGAGGAGCCGCTGCGACGCTACAGTGAGTGCGCGGACTCGAGCGAGGTCGTCGCGGTGCAGGACGACTACCTCGCCGACGACGAGGAGTAG
- a CDS encoding 50S ribosomal protein L40e has translation MAKFDAAVDRTLEKMICMRCNARNAKRAEKCRKCGYSKLRPKAKEKRAA, from the coding sequence ATGGCTAAATTCGACGCTGCGGTCGACCGGACGCTCGAGAAGATGATCTGCATGCGATGTAACGCCCGCAACGCCAAGCGCGCAGAGAAGTGCCGCAAGTGCGGCTACTCGAAGCTTCGCCCGAAGGCGAAGGAGAAGCGCGCGGCGTAA
- a CDS encoding MBL fold metallo-hydrolase — MNVTHVTADADVFTCNAYLVTGARTTLVDAGAMTGVVDVVREHVDHLDQVVLTHQHGDHVAQLDAVLDAFGCDCYAYAEHPRRTHEVDDGDFVKIGDETFEVVYTPGHAADHVAFVSESTLFSGDVVVHNDAAFDYGSFGRTDMDGQSRERLIESIKDLLDRMPDSVEHMYAGHGDEFHGDVRDVVETALARAERREPKYPDE, encoded by the coding sequence ATGAACGTGACGCACGTGACGGCGGACGCCGACGTGTTCACCTGTAACGCCTACCTGGTCACCGGGGCCCGGACGACACTCGTCGACGCCGGCGCCATGACGGGCGTCGTCGACGTGGTCCGCGAGCACGTCGACCACCTCGATCAGGTGGTCCTCACGCACCAGCACGGCGACCACGTCGCCCAGCTCGACGCCGTCCTCGACGCGTTCGGCTGTGACTGCTACGCCTACGCCGAGCACCCGCGCCGGACCCACGAGGTCGACGACGGCGACTTCGTCAAGATCGGCGACGAGACCTTCGAGGTCGTCTACACACCCGGGCACGCCGCCGACCACGTCGCCTTCGTCAGCGAGTCGACGCTGTTCTCGGGCGACGTGGTGGTCCACAACGACGCCGCCTTCGACTACGGTAGCTTCGGCCGGACCGACATGGACGGCCAGTCCCGCGAACGACTCATCGAGAGCATCAAGGACCTGCTCGACCGGATGCCGGACTCCGTCGAGCACATGTACGCCGGCCACGGCGACGAGTTCCACGGCGACGTCCGGGACGTGGTCGAGACCGCGCTCGCGCGGGCCGAGCGCCGCGAGCCGAAGTACCCCGACGAGTAG
- a CDS encoding DUF5786 family protein, with protein sequence MGFGSYDESEQENQSIDTDLDENESVNTRETNHEGSIEFENGASNDELIDRLKDIKSTE encoded by the coding sequence ATGGGCTTCGGGAGCTACGACGAATCGGAACAGGAGAACCAGAGCATCGACACAGACCTCGACGAGAACGAGTCTGTGAACACACGAGAGACCAACCACGAGGGTAGCATCGAGTTCGAGAACGGGGCATCGAACGACGAACTCATCGACCGACTGAAAGACATCAAATCCACGGAGTAG
- a CDS encoding DUF99 family protein: MKPGVRALGVAESFRDDESTLAGVVVRANRVVDGFSFGTCTVGGSDVTGAVAGLYDRLGREDVRYVLVSGIALAWYNVLDMHRLADETGRPVLSVTYEASDGLDDAIREAFEGDAREERLTTYRAQPARTPVEVNGETVYVRAVGVEDAEARDVVRAFTPEGGRPEPLRVARMAARAGDALRRD; the protein is encoded by the coding sequence GTGAAACCCGGAGTGCGGGCGCTGGGTGTCGCAGAGTCGTTCAGGGACGACGAGAGCACACTCGCGGGCGTGGTCGTCAGGGCGAATCGCGTGGTAGACGGCTTCTCTTTTGGGACCTGTACCGTCGGCGGGAGCGACGTGACCGGCGCGGTGGCCGGCCTGTACGACCGCCTCGGCCGCGAGGACGTCCGGTACGTGCTGGTCTCCGGCATCGCGCTGGCGTGGTACAACGTCCTCGACATGCACCGGCTCGCCGACGAGACCGGCCGGCCGGTCCTCTCGGTGACCTACGAGGCGAGCGACGGCCTCGACGACGCCATCCGCGAGGCGTTCGAGGGCGACGCGCGCGAGGAACGCCTGACGACCTACCGGGCACAGCCCGCCCGCACGCCAGTCGAGGTCAACGGCGAGACGGTGTACGTCCGGGCCGTCGGCGTGGAGGACGCCGAGGCGCGCGACGTGGTCCGGGCGTTCACGCCCGAAGGTGGCCGACCCGAGCCACTTCGGGTGGCCCGCATGGCTGCCCGGGCGGGGGACGCGCTCCGCAGGGATTAG
- a CDS encoding uracil-DNA glycosylase, which produces MENDGPENMDGLVVTACERCPELCESRSRIVNGVGPDDADVLFLGEAPGAQEDEEGEPFVGRSGDVLTEELRNVGLDRETVRITNCVRCRPPDNRDPYKEELANCRSYLEREIDLVDPAVVVTLGKVPAEHLLDRSVAVTKETGSVEEVRIAGEPRRVMLCLHPAATLYDRSQRDPFAETLAEAASLAGVRDNGGEGGQSRLGDF; this is translated from the coding sequence ATGGAGAACGACGGCCCCGAGAACATGGACGGGCTCGTGGTGACGGCCTGCGAGCGCTGCCCCGAGCTGTGCGAGTCGCGCAGCCGCATCGTCAACGGCGTCGGCCCCGACGACGCCGACGTGCTCTTCCTCGGCGAGGCGCCCGGCGCACAGGAGGACGAGGAGGGCGAGCCCTTCGTCGGCCGGTCGGGCGACGTGCTGACCGAGGAACTCCGGAACGTCGGGCTCGACCGCGAGACGGTCCGCATCACCAACTGCGTGCGCTGCCGGCCGCCGGACAACCGCGACCCCTACAAGGAGGAGCTGGCGAACTGCCGGTCGTACCTCGAACGCGAGATCGACCTCGTCGACCCCGCGGTCGTCGTCACGCTCGGGAAGGTTCCGGCCGAACACCTGCTCGACCGGTCGGTCGCCGTGACGAAGGAGACGGGCAGCGTCGAGGAGGTCCGCATCGCGGGCGAGCCGCGCCGGGTCATGCTCTGTCTGCACCCGGCCGCGACGCTGTACGACCGGAGCCAGCGCGACCCGTTCGCGGAGACGCTCGCCGAAGCCGCGTCGCTCGCCGGCGTGCGCGACAACGGTGGAGAAGGTGGGCAGTCGCGGTTAGGCGACTTCTAG
- a CDS encoding PhnE/PtxC family ABC transporter permease, translating into MSDDRTATDGGTVSGTDPRIEERLEIIERQQLIRRGLFAGLIVAVLALTGVGLTYLNFTVAAVVRQGPEFISNLLTFLSPDFYFFTLYSQDQGLHGWEAFFGSLTHPGSFVEAVLQREQATSIVGASVVTIVVGATGTIVGFPLALFFGVLGSERVTPFPFNFIFRGTMSTIRAIPAIVWVLFYIPVFGPTPLSAMFAIATDTIGNMGRLFTDELEEVEDGPIEAISSTGADRSQVITFGMLSQVFSSFIAWALYILEINVRIAISLGVVGAGGLGQFIKGQLAQLAFRHAAAGIFMVIVIVISVELFSSRLRSRLRPDEEVSEGFFEKIRGLADGNKWMGRSGN; encoded by the coding sequence ATGAGCGACGACCGGACCGCAACCGACGGCGGCACCGTCTCCGGGACCGACCCGCGCATCGAGGAACGCCTCGAGATCATCGAGCGCCAGCAGCTCATCCGGCGCGGGCTGTTCGCCGGACTGATCGTCGCGGTACTCGCGCTCACGGGCGTCGGCCTCACCTACCTCAACTTCACCGTCGCGGCGGTCGTCCGGCAGGGGCCGGAGTTCATCTCCAACCTGCTGACGTTCCTCAGCCCCGACTTCTACTTCTTCACGCTGTACTCCCAGGACCAGGGCCTGCACGGCTGGGAGGCCTTCTTCGGCAGTCTGACCCACCCCGGCTCGTTCGTCGAGGCCGTCCTCCAGCGCGAGCAGGCGACCTCCATCGTCGGCGCCAGCGTCGTCACCATCGTCGTCGGCGCGACCGGGACCATCGTCGGGTTCCCCCTCGCGCTGTTCTTCGGTGTGCTCGGCTCCGAGCGCGTGACGCCGTTCCCGTTCAACTTCATCTTCCGTGGCACGATGAGCACCATCCGGGCCATCCCGGCCATCGTCTGGGTGCTCTTCTACATCCCGGTGTTCGGCCCGACGCCGCTGTCGGCGATGTTCGCCATCGCGACCGACACCATCGGGAACATGGGTCGGCTGTTCACGGACGAACTCGAGGAGGTCGAGGACGGCCCCATCGAGGCCATCTCCTCGACGGGTGCCGACCGCTCGCAGGTCATCACCTTCGGGATGCTGAGCCAGGTGTTCTCCTCGTTCATCGCCTGGGCGCTGTACATCCTCGAGATCAACGTCCGCATCGCCATCTCGCTCGGTGTCGTCGGTGCCGGTGGCCTCGGCCAGTTCATCAAGGGCCAGCTCGCCCAGCTCGCGTTCCGCCACGCGGCCGCGGGCATCTTCATGGTCATCGTCATCGTCATCTCCGTCGAGCTGTTCTCCTCCCGGCTGCGCTCGCGCCTGCGCCCGGACGAGGAGGTCTCCGAGGGCTTCTTCGAGAAGATCCGTGGACTCGCCGACGGGAACAAGTGGATGGGCCGCAGCGGGAACTAG
- a CDS encoding phosphonate ABC transporter ATP-binding protein, whose protein sequence is MTAIQVENLTKRYGDTVALDDVSFTIPDGEFVVLLGPSGAGKSTLLRLLNGLAEPTEGSVYIGDSKVTGRRSDIGMVFQMHYLVEAMNAYKNALTGALSREDLIGSLLTRYDREDKVNALEALDTVGLLDEASQRAGSMSGGQKQRVGIARALVQQPSLLLADEPVASLDPKAAEEVMGYMRQAADERNLTTIASLHQVGLAREFGERYIGLRDGKKVFDGGKEDLTMDIVDDIYYSEGGEMSAATAGEVTQ, encoded by the coding sequence ATGACAGCGATACAGGTGGAGAATCTCACGAAACGATACGGCGACACGGTCGCGCTCGACGACGTGTCGTTCACGATCCCCGACGGGGAGTTCGTCGTGCTGCTCGGGCCCTCGGGCGCCGGCAAATCGACACTCCTGCGGCTCCTCAACGGGCTCGCAGAGCCCACGGAGGGCAGCGTCTACATCGGTGATTCGAAGGTCACCGGCCGGCGCAGTGACATCGGGATGGTGTTCCAGATGCACTACCTCGTCGAGGCGATGAACGCCTACAAGAACGCGCTCACCGGTGCGCTCTCCCGGGAGGACCTCATCGGGAGCCTCCTGACGCGGTACGACCGCGAGGACAAGGTGAACGCACTCGAGGCGCTCGACACCGTCGGGCTGCTCGACGAGGCCAGCCAGCGCGCCGGCTCGATGTCCGGCGGGCAGAAACAGCGCGTCGGCATCGCCCGCGCGCTCGTCCAGCAACCGTCCCTGCTCCTGGCCGACGAGCCCGTCGCCAGCCTCGACCCGAAGGCGGCCGAGGAGGTCATGGGCTACATGCGCCAGGCGGCCGACGAGCGGAACCTGACCACCATCGCCAGCCTCCACCAGGTCGGCCTCGCCCGCGAGTTCGGCGAGCGCTACATCGGCCTGCGCGACGGTAAGAAGGTGTTCGACGGCGGCAAGGAGGACCTGACGATGGACATCGTCGACGATATCTACTACAGCGAGGGCGGAGAGATGTCGGCCGCCACGGCCGGGGAGGTCACCCAATGA